TAGCTGTTAGTCTGGGTTGTTCCCCTCTCGACGACGGATTTTATCACTCGCCGCCTGACTGCCATGATTACACACTAGGTATTCGGAGTTTGATAGGGTTTGGTACATTGGTGTATGCCCTAGCCCATTCAGTGCTCTACCCCCTAGTGTTACTACATGACGCTATACCTAAATATATTTCGGAGAGAACCAGCTATCACGATGTTTGATTGGCCTTTCACCCCTATCCACAAGTCATCCCATAGCTTTTCAACGCTAGCGGGTTCGGTCCTCCACCGGCTCTTACACCGGTTTCAACCTGCTCATGGATAGATCACATCGTTTCGGGTCTGCAACGTCTGACTAAACGCCCTATTAAGACTCGCTTTCGCTACGGCTCCGGGTTTCCTTAACCTTGCCAGACATCACAACTCGCAGGCTCATTATGCAAAAGGCAGTCCATCACCCTGATAAATCATAGGGCTCTGAATGATTGTAAGCAAATGGTTTCAGGTTCTATTTCACTCTGATCACCTCAGTTCTTTTCACCTTTCCCTCACGGTACTTGTGCACTATCGGTCTAGTAGTAGTATTTAGGGTTGGATAGTGGTCTACCCAGCTTCAGACAGAATATCACGTGTTCCGCCCTACTCAGGATACTGCTAAGTAAAACAAAGCTTTCATATACGGGGGTATCACCCTCTGTGCCTAACCTTTCCAGGTCGTTCTATTAGCTAAGTTTAGTCTATATTGCAGTCCTACAACCCCACTAGTAAACTAGTGGTTTGCCCTCTTACGCGTTCGCTCGCCGCTACTAGCGTAATCTCTTTTGATTTCTTTTCCTGAGGGTACTAAGATGTTTCAATTCCCCTCGTTTGCTCCGTTATACGGTAACTAATATCTCTATTAGTTGGGTTGCCCCATTCAGAAATTCCCGGATCAAAGCCCCTTGACGGCTCCCCGAGACTTATCGCAGCCTGGCACGTCTTTCATCGCCTCTACTAGCCAAGGCATCCACCACTTGCTCTTTGTAGCTTACCTTTTCTATATTAGATTATTCTAATTCGCATCACTTCCTTGTTAAAGATAACTTTATGTTACTACATTTAAATTCTAGCTCTCAAGACGGAAAGCATTGACTACTATTTAGATAAGTTTTAAATCCTAAATAGATTGTGATGTCAAACTTTTGCATTAAATGCAAAGATGATAGAAATTTAAATCTTTAACAAGTCCTGTAAAATTGTTTTTAAAACTTGCTTGTGACTATTAACAATATTAATTAAAAGAACATTTAGACTTCGCAGACTAGCAAGCTAGTCTTTACGACCAAAGAGTTACACCCTTTAGAAACCCCTAAAGCACAAAGTTGCTTTCGGCAACTTTGTCATCAATAAAGATTAAGTACGCTTAAAAGTCTAAAGTAAATGTTTCTAAAAACACTTAATATAGACTTTTACTGTTAAACTATTTTATGGTGGAGAATAGCGGGATCGAACCGCTGACCTCCTGCGTGCAAAGCAGGCGCTCTCCCAGCTGAGCTAATTCCCCAATTAAATTCTCTGGTGGGCCTAACAAGACTTGAACTTGTGACCTCACCCTTATCAGGGGTGCACTCTAACCAGCTGAGCTATAGGCCCCTATAGGTCTATCAATCTTTCAAAACTAAACAAGGATGATTGAGAATATCTTTCTTATAGATATCTTGTGAGAGAATATCTATATGTACTCTAGAAAGGAGGTGATCCAACCGCAGGTTCTCCTACGGTTACCTTGTTACGACTTCACCCCAGTCGCTGATTCCACTGTGGACGGTAACTAATTTAGTATTCCGGCTTCGAGTGAAATCAACTCCCATGGTGTGACGGGCGGTGAGTACAAGACCCGGGAACGTATTCACCGTAGCATGGCTGATCTACGATTACTAGCGATTCCGGCTTCATGGAGTCGAGTTGCAGACTCCAATCCGAACTGGGACATATTTTATAGATTTGCTCCATCTCGCGATATTGCTTCTCATTGTATATGCCATTGTAGCACGTGTGTCGCCCCGGACATAAGGGCCATGATGACTTGACGTCGTCCACACCTTCCTCCTCCTTACGAAGGCAGTCTCATTAGAGTGCTCAGCCGAACTGTTAGCAACTAATGACGTGGGTTGCGCTCGTTGCGGGACTTAACCCAACATCTCACGACACGAGCTGACGACAGCCGTGCAGCACCTGTCTTAACATTTCTGCAAGCAGACACTCTTCTATCTCTAGATGATTTGTTAGATATCAAGTCCGGGTAAGGTTCTTCGCGTATCTTCGAATTAAACCACATGCTCCACCGCTTGTGCGGGTCCCCGTCTATTCCTTTGAGTTTTAATCTTGCGACCGTACTCCCCAGGCGGTATACTTAATCCGTTAGGTGCATTACTGCCAAGACTAGCTTAGCAACAACTAGTATACATCGTTTAGGGCGTGGACTACCAGGGTATCTAATCCTGTTTGCTCCCCACGCTTTCACGCATTAGCGTCAGTTGAGTTCCAGCAGATCGCCTTCGCAATGGGTATTCCTGGTGATCTCTACGGATTTTACCCCTACACCACCAATTCCATCTGCCTCTCCCTCACTCTAGATTATCAGTTTCCCAAGCAGTTCTATGGTTAAGCCATAGGATTTCACAAGAGACTTGATAATCCGCCTACGCGTCCTTTACGCCCAGTGATTCCGAGTAACGCTTGCACCCTCCGTATTACCGCGGCTGCTGGCACGGAGTTAGCCGGTGCTTATTCGTTAGGTACCGTCATTGTTCTTCCCTAACAAAAGGAGTTTACGCTCCGAAAAGTGTCATCCTCCACGCGGCGTTGCTGCTTCAGGGTTTCCCCCATTGAGCAATATTCCCTACTGCTGCCTCCCGTAGGAGTCTGGACCGTGTCTCAGTTCCAGTGTGACTGATCATCCTCTCAGACCAGTTATGCGTCATAGCCTTGGTGAGCCATTACCTCACCAACTAGCTGATACAATATAGCCTCATCCTACACCGAAAAACTTTCCCTATCTAACTTATGTCAGACAGGAGTATAGAGTATTAGCAGTCGTTTCCAACTGTTGTCCTCTAGTGTAGGGCAGATTAGCTATACATTACTCACCCGTGCGCCACTAACTCATAAGAGCAAGCTCTTACTTGTCCGTTCGACTTGCATGTATTAGGCACGCCGCCAGCGTTCACTCTGAGCCAGGATCAAACTCTCCATATTAACATTCTTTAGCGTAAAGCAGAGCTTTACTAAGAAGCAACACTAAAGACTAAGATTGCTAATGCAATCTAGTAATAATGTTTTTACTAAAATTGCTTTTAGTATTTATTATGAAGTTTTTAATCAAAAAAACTTTTAGTTTTTATATTAGTTTGTCTAATCTATTATTTAATCATAATAGACTGGCTCAATCGATCACTTGTTTAGATTTCAAAGATTGACTAATAGTTTAACAATTGTAAGTTAAAAGAACAACGATAAGAAAAAGGCTTTATTAACGTTGAAGTTAAAGGTGGTTTCTCGTTTCGTGAGCTGGAATTATATATGAGGGATGCTTAAAGATAGTTGAAATAATTGCAAAATATTTTACAAATTTAAATTTTATTTTTTAGGTAGAAATTTGGAGAGCTTCCTTGCTCTCCGTTTGATTTAACACCGCCACTTTGATAGCAAATTTACCTCTATGATTACATAGGCTGTGTTACTTCGTCCTTGATCTCAACAGTAACAGTTGTTCCGCTAGTATCATTTGTATATGCGGTATAGCCGTCAGTTGATGCACCTTTTTGCCAGCCAGCATCTTTAAATTCTACTTTGTCTCCAGCATCAGCTGTTATTTTTAGCGTATTATCACTATCCGTTAAGCTTATGACATCACTTAGTTTTACGCTTAAAGTAGTATTTTGGCTCTTATTAGAGATATTAAGCTCCTCAAAGTTATGTGCATGATCTGCGATGCTATCTAAATTTATAGATGTTCCTGGATTAGTGATAGCTAATTTGTCATAACCAGTGCCACCATCTATATCATTACCTTGCATATCTGACTTTGCAATCGTTAATGAGTCATCGCCTGCGCCTAACTTTATATTAGAGTAGTGGATATAGTTACCAACTTTGATGGTGTCGTTTCCACTTCCAGTTTCTACAGTACTATGATCTATATTTGTTCCAACTGTTAATGTATTGTTGCCATCACCTAAATTTACATTAGAGCGATTTGTTATATATCCATCGACTTTGACGTTGTCATAACCATCTCCAGCGATTACTGATGCTCTATCGATATTTGTCTCTACTTTTAAGATATTATCTCCATCGCCTAAATTTAGTTTTGAGTCTTCTACCATGTCACCCCAAACACCGCCACTCTTATGCACTGTTACTATATCGTCACCATCACCTAGTTTCACATCTGCTCTATGAGTGAATGTTTTAACATCTAGCTCTACTGCTTTACCTTGTGCTTCGATATTAACAGCGCTTGCGCTTTTTGGATTGTCATCAAGTAACAAGCCTGTTCTGTTTGTGCCATAAATAGCGCTAGCATTTATAATAGTAGGTGCATCACTAAAATCAAAGACTATCTCATCTTTGCCTGTTGATCCTTTGTTGCCAGCAGCGTCTGTTAAATATGCCCAAGCTTCAAAAATTTTACCATCAGAGTCCTTGCCAAAAGGAATATGTTCCCATGTTCCTTGAATCATATTTTGTTTTACAAAGCCTACATATCCTTTTGCTATATCTTCAGCTTTTATAGTATAAGTTAGCTCACCAGTAGCACCTGGTCCACCCCACATATAGTGCATAACGTCACCAACTTTAACCGTACCGTCGTTTGGAAGATATGCTTTCCAAGCTATACGTCCTGCGTGTTCAGGATTTAAATTCTCACTCCAGCTAAATTTACCGTCATTGTTGAGATCATCTATCCATTCGACTTTTAAATTTGTCACTTTCGTATCAACAGTTATGGTTACTGGGGCAGCCTCGGCTGTGTTGCCAGCTTTGTCAGTAGTTTTTACTTTAAGCTCATGCTCGCCGTCGCTAAGCGGAGTGCTTACTTCAAATTTCCAAGAACCGTCACCTTTTGCCTCTACTTGACCGATCTTGTTTGTACCATTAAAGATCTCTACAGTTGAGCCAGCCTCTGCCTTGCCTGATAGAGTTGGTGTGTTATCGTTTGTTAGGCCTTTTAGTGTTTTGCCATCGACTGTCACATCGTTGCCCTTGACATTACCATTTACAACGCCACCTGCAACATCATCTGTAACGCTATCAAATGTAACCTTAGTGCCTGTATCTACCGTTATAGTAGCTGGGTCAGAGGCCTTGATCGCATTTATGGCTGGAGATGAAGCTGTGATACTATGAGCACCTTCACCAAGTGGAGTGGCCGGAGTGATAGACCAGTTGCCAAATTTATCAGTTGTTGTGCTACCTATCTTAGTCGTGCCATCATATAGCTCTACTACCGAGTTAGGGTCCGCCTTGCCTTTAAATGTCGGAGTGCTGTCGTTTGTTAGTCCTTTTTTAGTTACGCCATTTACTACTACGTCGTTATCTTTGATATTGCCGTGATCTACACCACCTGCAACGTCGTCGATCACCTCTGTGATAGTGACAACATTTACGTTCGCTAAGAATGCATAACCTGTATTGCTTCCACTATCGTTACCATTTAGATTAAGGTGGTCTGTGATAGTCGCATCAACACCAGTTGCATGGACATAATCTGACTTCAAAGCGCCATTTTCATACATATTATATAGTGGCACGCCAGTTATTTCGATAGCGTTGTTATTTAGCGCTGGGATGCCTGCATGTGTGACATTGCCAGCTGCATCGACCTCGTCAAAAGTCACAGTGCCGTCAGCCGCTTTGTGAATGATAAATGCCTTAACAAATGTTGGCTCTGGGTTATTTGCTGGGTATTGTTTTACACCAGTGTCAGCATAAATTTTGTTGTAGTCAGTTACAGCAACTGTTAGTTTATCGCCGTCCGAGAACACTTTTGGCAATGTTATGCGAGCTGTAGTGTGGCTGATATCGCCGTCTTTTATAGCGTCAGCTACGCTTATACCAGCATTTAGTGCGCCTGAGCCACTTCCTGAAACGCTTGGATTATAAACTTTGTTGCCTTCTATAAATTCAACCTTCGGAGCCTCCATGCTATCTCTAAATATCCAAGTATTTCCGTTAGACTGCTCTGCATGGTCATCACCTTTTACGGTCACTTCTATACCACGTGAGTGTGTAAGATTATAGGTGGTTGTTGGCATATCGTGGATATCTATACCAAATTTCTCACCAGCGCCATTTGTAGATGTAAGACCAGCTTTTATAGGTGTCTTATCATCAGCTGAAGTGATCTGATCAACCGTCATAGAGCCATCAGCTGCTTTATGAACTAAGAAATATTTATAAGCAGTCGTATCTATGCCACCTGTTTTTGCAAGAGAGGCTGCATCTGGTCCATATCCATATTTTACAGTTACGACATCGCCATCTTGAACATTCTCAGGTAGTGAGATGCGTGCTGTGGTGTGGTTGATATCACCATCCAGCATAGCTGTATTTCTATTTTGATTTGTTATTTGATCTGATTTTTCATTTAGAACATTGCCATGCTCATCAAGCTCAACAAATTTAACTTCAGCCTTGCCAACATTTTCAAATTTAACACTTGAAGTAGCTTTAAGGGTTGTGCCCTCTAGCTCAGCTGTGATACTAGCTGCATTTCCACGAACTGTTTGATAGTGGTTATAGTCGTAGCTAACCTTTATGCCATTATCGCCGTCAAATACGTTGTTGCCTTTTGTATCTGTGACGCTTGTAACGTTGCCGCTAGCATCTTTATGAACTGTGTAGTAGTCATTTATGCCAGTACCTATAACATGGATCTTGCTGCCATCCTTTGCAAGGTTTGGTATGCTGATGGTTGCAGTAGCTTTTGCGCCATCCTCAGCATAGTTCTCGCCTCTTGTGATAGTGCCGTTGCCATCTGCGTCATCATTAAATTTGATAGTAAATTTATCTGGAGCAGTAGTCTCGCCTGTGGCTGTGTTGCCAGCGCCATCAGTAGCCTTTGCAGTCACTGGAGTGTTGTCTTTTGTCGCATTGTCGCTGATAGTGACCTTGCCACTATGTGGATCAAGCTTGAAAGCACCTGTTGGAGCTGTCGTCTTGCCAGGAGTGCTATCTACGACCCAGCCAGCGCTTGGGTTTTTGACTACGGTGATTGTTTGCGTGTTGCCGCCATTATCTGTGTATGAAATTTCAACCTTTGTCGCGTCATTGTCGTGAGGCACTACATCAACTGTGCCGTCAGCCTTTGGAGTGAGATCTACTTGCGGCGGCACAACGTCTGATACTGGAGTAGCAACTGGTGTACCATTGCCTGCATCATCTTTTGGAGTAACTTTTACCTCAGTACCTGGTTTTAATGGTTCATTATTTGGTGTAGGAACACTAAATGTACCATCAGAATTTACAGGGACTGTAACTGGGGTATGACCAGGAATTTCAACAATTACAGTGGTATTTGGATCAGGGTTTGGAACCTTACCAGTTACTACTGTTGAAGTGTTGTTAATTGTATCTAGAGTTACTGTTGGGATAGTTACGTCTGATACTGGAGTAGCAACTGGTGTACCATTGCCTGCATCATCTTTTGGAGTAACTTTTACCTCAGTACCTGGTTTTAATGGTTCATTATTTGGTGTAGGAACACTAAATGTACCATCAGAATTTACAGGGACTGTAACTGGGGTATGACCAGGAATTTCAACAATTACAGTGGTATTTGGATCAGGGTTTGGAACCTTACCAGTTACTACTGTTGAAGTGTTGTTAATTGTATCTAGAGTTACTGTTGGGATAGTTACGTCTGATACTGGAGTAGTAACTGGTGTACCATTGCCTGCATCATCTTTTGGAGTAACTTTTACCTCAGTACCTGGTTTTAGTGGTTCATTATTTGGTGTAGGAACACTAAATGTACCATCAGGATTTACAGGGACTGTAACTGGGGTATGACCAGGAATTTCAACAATTACAGTGGTATTTGGATCAGGGTTTGGAACCTTACCAGTTACTACTGTTGAAGTGTTGTTAATTGTATCTAGAGTTACTGTTGGGATAGTTACGTCTGATACTGGAGTAGTAACTGGTGTACCATTGCCTGCATCATCTTTTGGAGTAACTTTTACCTCAGTACCTGGTTTTAGTGGTTCATTATTTGGTGTAGGAACACTAAATGTACCATCAGGATTTACAGGGACTGTAACTGGGGTATGACCAGGAATTTCAACAATTACAGTGGTATTTGGATCTGGGTTTGGAACCTTACCAGTTACTACTGTTGAAGTGTTGTTAATTGGATCTAGAGTTACTGTTGGGATAGTAGTATCTACAAAACCAACGTCACCACCAGCATTATCGGCTGCGCCGCTTACGCCGCCTATCCTCTCAGCACCTCTTGCGCTGTTTAGATCGCCTATAGAGCGGAAATTTTCATTGATATTTGAGTAGTGACCACCCTCATCAAACGACGCCGCACCAAGGCTAACGCCATCTCCACCACCAGCTGCGGCTGCGTTACCACCAGCAGCAGTCTCCTCTAGTTTTGTTAGATCATCGCCGTTTAACAACGCTTTTTGCAAATCGCTAACATCTGCTACGGTATTTGGTTTTTGTCCTGCGGCTACATTTTCGTCAAGCTTTAACGACTCATCACCCAAGATGGTGACGTCTTTGCCATTATCCATTGAAACTACGGCTTTAGAAGAAGCTGAAGAGGTCTTTACAACCTCCCCAAGATATAAAGCGTCGCCAACTTTTAAAACACGACTAACGCCATTTTGATCTACAGCTACCACTAAGCCTGAGATTTGTTTGATTACTCCTACTTGAGTTTGCATGTCTATCCTTATCGTAAAATAAATTTTACGTAATTTTAAGACATTTTAATCCTCTTTGTATATTGTACTTGGGTACAGTTGTGACATTATTGTGCTGCGATAACATCAATTTCTACAAGTGCATCTTTTGGCAAAGTCTTCACAGCTACCGTGCTTCTAGCTGGATATGGCTCTTTGAAAAATTTAGCGTATGTGACATTTACTTTAGCAAAATCTGCCATATCTGCTAAAAAGATCGTAGTCTTTACGACATTATCAAAACTAAGTCCAGCCTCAGCCAAAATGTTTTGTAAATTTGTAAGTGACTGCTCGGCCTGAGCCTCTACATTGCTACCTGCAAACTCACCTGCTGGTGTGACGCCAAGCTGACCTGAGATAAATAAAAATCCATTCGCGTTAATAGCCTGAGAATATGGTCCGATCGCTTGTGGGGCATTTTTTGTTGAAATTTGTTTTTTCATATCTTCTCCTTTGAAATTTGGCAAAATCCTACTATAAATTTCTAAATTTTTAGGCACCAAAGGCTATAATGAGCAAAATTTCAAAAGGACAAAGATGCAAATAACCCTTGCACCAAACGAATTTTTAGATGACTACGTACTTGGTGCGCAGCTTGCCAAAAACGCGGGCATCTCATCAAACGCCTACCTCTTTTGGAAAAATGCGATCAGTGCTAAATTTGAAAACTCGCGCATCGTTTTTATTAGAAAAAAGAGCGTCCCAGAGAAATTTAAAAACGCGCTAGAAGAGTGCACGCCATTAAATGGCCTCGTGCCAACTGGCGTTTTTTGCTCATTTACCTCGCTTGCCCCCTCGCACCTTGTGGCGAAAAATGGCTCGAAAATTTATGAGCTTTTTGAATTTCATGAAATTTGCGGTATCAAATTTTTAAATTTAAAGAAATTTTATGATGATTTTAAGCTCAGCTACTCGTATAGGATTTACATCGAAAAGTGCAAATTTTTCTCGCCAGCGCCCTTTGAAAAGCGCATAAAACTGACTGAGACTATGTGTCTTGGCTACTACTAGCCACCTCGTAAACGATTAGCGCCTCAGTTTTGTAGTCCCCTATCCTATCTTTATATAGCAAAATTTCGTCATTTTCTCTTTTGGCGTAAATTTTAATGTGAGCGGCATTTGTGCTCTCGTCATAGTCCTCATATATAAATTTAAACTCCTCTCTGTCCAGCGTGACAAACTGCAGCGCCTGAAACGAAACAGCAAGCACTATCTCCTCGCTAATGCCACTTGTTCTAAATTTATCAGCCAAACTCACTACAAATGACCCCACGTCGCTAAAGTACTCCTCGCAGCTTTCATACTCGCTTTCAAAAACTACTATCTCATTTAGCGACCACTCATTTTGCGTCTTATTTTCTTCAAATTTCTGCCTTTTTCTTATGGCAGCTTTTAAAAATATCCCTTGTGCTTTTATGACAAAGCCCTCGTCCAGAATTTGCTTTAGTTTTA
This genomic stretch from Campylobacter concisus harbors:
- a CDS encoding retention module-containing protein — protein: MQTQVGVIKQISGLVVAVDQNGVSRVLKVGDALYLGEVVKTSSASSKAVVSMDNGKDVTILGDESLKLDENVAAGQKPNTVADVSDLQKALLNGDDLTKLEETAAGGNAAAAGGGDGVSLGAASFDEGGHYSNINENFRSIGDLNSARGAERIGGVSGAADNAGGDVGFVDTTIPTVTLDPINNTSTVVTGKVPNPDPNTTVIVEIPGHTPVTVPVNPDGTFSVPTPNNEPLKPGTEVKVTPKDDAGNGTPVTTPVSDVTIPTVTLDTINNTSTVVTGKVPNPDPNTTVIVEIPGHTPVTVPVNPDGTFSVPTPNNEPLKPGTEVKVTPKDDAGNGTPVTTPVSDVTIPTVTLDTINNTSTVVTGKVPNPDPNTTVIVEIPGHTPVTVPVNSDGTFSVPTPNNEPLKPGTEVKVTPKDDAGNGTPVATPVSDVTIPTVTLDTINNTSTVVTGKVPNPDPNTTVIVEIPGHTPVTVPVNSDGTFSVPTPNNEPLKPGTEVKVTPKDDAGNGTPVATPVSDVVPPQVDLTPKADGTVDVVPHDNDATKVEISYTDNGGNTQTITVVKNPSAGWVVDSTPGKTTAPTGAFKLDPHSGKVTISDNATKDNTPVTAKATDGAGNTATGETTAPDKFTIKFNDDADGNGTITRGENYAEDGAKATATISIPNLAKDGSKIHVIGTGINDYYTVHKDASGNVTSVTDTKGNNVFDGDNGIKVSYDYNHYQTVRGNAASITAELEGTTLKATSSVKFENVGKAEVKFVELDEHGNVLNEKSDQITNQNRNTAMLDGDINHTTARISLPENVQDGDVVTVKYGYGPDAASLAKTGGIDTTAYKYFLVHKAADGSMTVDQITSADDKTPIKAGLTSTNGAGEKFGIDIHDMPTTTYNLTHSRGIEVTVKGDDHAEQSNGNTWIFRDSMEAPKVEFIEGNKVYNPSVSGSGSGALNAGISVADAIKDGDISHTTARITLPKVFSDGDKLTVAVTDYNKIYADTGVKQYPANNPEPTFVKAFIIHKAADGTVTFDEVDAAGNVTHAGIPALNNNAIEITGVPLYNMYENGALKSDYVHATGVDATITDHLNLNGNDSGSNTGYAFLANVNVVTITEVIDDVAGGVDHGNIKDNDVVVNGVTKKGLTNDSTPTFKGKADPNSVVELYDGTTKIGSTTTDKFGNWSITPATPLGEGAHSITASSPAINAIKASDPATITVDTGTKVTFDSVTDDVAGGVVNGNVKGNDVTVDGKTLKGLTNDNTPTLSGKAEAGSTVEIFNGTNKIGQVEAKGDGSWKFEVSTPLSDGEHELKVKTTDKAGNTAEAAPVTITVDTKVTNLKVEWIDDLNNDGKFSWSENLNPEHAGRIAWKAYLPNDGTVKVGDVMHYMWGGPGATGELTYTIKAEDIAKGYVGFVKQNMIQGTWEHIPFGKDSDGKIFEAWAYLTDAAGNKGSTGKDEIVFDFSDAPTIINASAIYGTNRTGLLLDDNPKSASAVNIEAQGKAVELDVKTFTHRADVKLGDGDDIVTVHKSGGVWGDMVEDSKLNLGDGDNILKVETNIDRASVIAGDGYDNVKVDGYITNRSNVNLGDGNNTLTVGTNIDHSTVETGSGNDTIKVGNYIHYSNIKLGAGDDSLTIAKSDMQGNDIDGGTGYDKLAITNPGTSINLDSIADHAHNFEELNISNKSQNTTLSVKLSDVISLTDSDNTLKITADAGDKVEFKDAGWQKGASTDGYTAYTNDTSGTTVTVEIKDEVTQPM
- a CDS encoding RidA family protein; the encoded protein is MKKQISTKNAPQAIGPYSQAINANGFLFISGQLGVTPAGEFAGSNVEAQAEQSLTNLQNILAEAGLSFDNVVKTTIFLADMADFAKVNVTYAKFFKEPYPARSTVAVKTLPKDALVEIDVIAAQ
- a CDS encoding cysteine permease, with the translated sequence MQITLAPNEFLDDYVLGAQLAKNAGISSNAYLFWKNAISAKFENSRIVFIRKKSVPEKFKNALEECTPLNGLVPTGVFCSFTSLAPSHLVAKNGSKIYELFEFHEICGIKFLNLKKFYDDFKLSYSYRIYIEKCKFFSPAPFEKRIKLTETMCLGYY
- a CDS encoding L-cystine-binding protein TcyA, whose translation is MKTFYNDQAKPLLKFFTKPKGELLNLKLKQILDEGFVIKAQGIFLKAAIRKRQKFEENKTQNEWSLNEIVVFESEYESCEEYFSDVGSFVVSLADKFRTSGISEEIVLAVSFQALQFVTLDREEFKFIYEDYDESTNAAHIKIYAKRENDEILLYKDRIGDYKTEALIVYEVASSSQDT